The Acuticoccus sediminis DNA segment CGGGGCCGCCCCGGCGCCGTCCACCGAGACGCCGGCGCCGGCGTCCGGGACGCCTGCCACGGCGGCCGGCGCAGCCGCGACCGAAGCGCCGGCCCCCGCGACGCCGCCCCCCGCTACGCCGGACCGTCCGGCGATCGCCGACTCCCCTCCGGCAGCGCCAGTCGGGACGCCTCCGGCGGCGACCGCGGACGCCCCGGCCCCGGCCCCGGCCCCGGCCCCGGCTGCGGCGGCCGAGACGGCCACGACCACTCCTGCCGCCGGTGCGGTGCCCGCGACCCCCGCAGCGACCGAAACACCAAGCCTGGCCGAGACGCCCGAGGACGTTGCGCCGCCGGTGCGCACGGTGGGGGTGCGCGAGATCGCGCCGCCGGCCGTCGAGACCGCGCCCGTCGAGAGCGCGCCCCTCCGGACCGGGCCGGGAGAGACCGGGCCGGGAGAGACCGCACCCGGCGAGAGCGTCGCGGGAGCGGGCGCCGGGCGCGAGCCGGATCAGTCGATCATGGCGCTCCCCGTGCCCGACCCGACACCCGACACGGCTCCGCCCACCGAGCCCGCCGTCGCCGACGATGCGGCGCCCGAAACGGTCGCGCCCGTCGCGGCCACCTCGCCGGAGGCCGACGAGGCCCCGGCCGGGACCGCCGTCGCCGCCGAACCGGCTCCCGCGCCGGACGCCGGGGCCGCACGCACCGAGCCCGCCCCGGAGGCGGCGCAGGAGTCCGGGCCCGCCGGCGATGTCGCCGCGGACGAACCCGCCCGGCCGCCGCTCGCGGAGACCGAAGCCGCGCCGTCGTCCGACGATGCCGAAACCGCCGCCGCGGCAGCGCCGCCGGCCGGGACCGACACGGACACGCCGGAAGCGGCCGCGCCCGATCTCGCCACGCAGGATCCGGCCGGACACGACGGGTCCGCGGCGAGCACCGCGGAGACGCAGGAGCCGGCCGGCGCGCTGCCCGGCGTCGCGCTCCCGGGTGCCGGCCTGCCGGGCGTTGCGCCGCCCGGACCATCGCCGGACGGAACCGGAGCGGCGGACGCTTCGCCGGAGCCCCGCAGCGCGCCCCCCGGAATCCGGCGCAGCGAGCCGGCGCCCGCGCTCGCCATGGACGTTCCCGAGGCCGCCGGCCAGGAGGACGGCGCCCGCCTGCGCGATCCGTTCGCGGCCGAGTTCGAAGAGGCCGCCACCCAGCGGTCCACGCCCGAGGAGCCCTACGGCCGCGAGGAGGACGCCATGTCGCGTCCCGTCGCCGTGGTGACGCGCTCCGCCCCCGCGACGACAGGGGAGTGGCCGGGCGATAATCTCGGCCCGTCGGAGCGACGTCCCGGGAACGAGCGCCGGGGCTTCCTGCCGATGCCCCTCGACACGCCGCCCATCGTCCCGCAGCAGGAGGGGCCGGGCGTCGTCGTGTCTTCGGCCTCGCCCTATTCCGGCTTCACCTCACAGATGGCGATCGACACGGCGAACGATCTCTCGCTGGCCGACTACGCCTACGGCGCCTACCAGCGCGGCCTCTACAGCACCGCCTTCCGTGTCGCCCTCAGGGCCGCCGCCGAGAACGAGCCGGCGGCCGCCGCGCTGATCGGCCGGCTCTATGAGGAGGCGAACGGCGTCAACCAGGACTTCGCCAAGGCGGCCGGCTGGTACGCGGTCGCCGCCGACCTCGGCTCGGCCGAGGCGCAGACCCGCCTCGCCGGGATGCTGCTGATGGGGCGGGGGGTGCCGAAGAACTCCGCCCGCGCGGCCGATGCCTTCGAGGCGGCGGCCAAGGAGGGCTCCGCCGATGCCGCGCACAGCCTCGCCCTGATGCTGATCAAGGGCGAGGGCCGGCAGGAGGACCCGGGAGACGCGTTCCGCTACATGCTCCAGGCCGCCGAGGGCGGCATCGCCGACGCGCAGTACGCCGTCGCGGTGATGTACGAGGACGGGCGCGGCACGGCGCCGAACGACGTCGAGGCGACGCGGTGGTACGGCCGCGCGGCCGAGAACGGCGACCCGGCGGCGATGCTCACCTACGCCACGCGCGTCTTCAACGGGATCGGCGCCGACCGGGACGAGGCGACCGCCGCCTACTATCTCGAGGCGACCGCGCGGCGCGGCCTGCCGACGGCGATGAACCGCTACGCGCGGGTGCTCGCCAACGGCCGCGGCGTGCAGCCCGATCCGGTCGAGGCGATCAAGTGGCACCTGATCGCCCGTCAGGCCGGTGTGTCGGACTTCTACCTCGACGGATACATGGGCGCGGCGGCGGCGAAAGATGTGGCCGAAGCGCGTCGGCGGGCCGCGGCCTTCATGGAGCGATAGCGCTCCGGCTTGCGGTTCGTCGCAGCCTGTGGTTTTCGGGGCGCGTACGCCCGCGGCGGGTGGGTCCTGTCGCGGCGGCCTCGGCCGGGCGGCGGTCCGGCTCCCGGCGCTCCCGCCCTTTCAGGAACGGTCATGAAGATCAACGGCAACGAAATTCGCCCCGGCAACGTGCTGGAGCATCAGAACTCCCTTTGGGCCGCTGTGAAGGTCCAGCACGTGAAACCGGGCAAGGGCGGCGCCTTCGCCCAGGTCGAGCTGAAGAACCTCCTCGACGGTCGCAAGCTCAACGAGCGCTTCCGCTCCGCCGACACCGTCGAGCGCGTGCGGCTGGAGCAGAAGGACTTCCAGTACCTCTACAAGCAAGGCGAGCAGCTCGTCTTCATGGACAACGACACCTACGAGCAGATGGAGCTGGCCGAGGACTTCGTCGGCGAACGCGCCGCGTTCCTGCAGGACGGGATGACCGTCACGGTGGAGATCTGGGAAGAGAAGCCGATCGGCATCACCCTGCCGCAGCACGTCACGCTGGAGATCACCGAGGCCGATGCCGTGGTGAAGGGGCAGACGCAGTCCTCGTCCTACAAGCCGGCGGTGCTCGAGAACGGCGTGAAGGTGATGGTTCCCCCGTTCATCGAGGCGGGCGAGAAGATCATCGTCGACACCGAAGAAATCGCCTACGTCCGCCGCGCGGACTGACCTGCCCGCGCCCGCCGCGTGAGCGCATTCCCGCCGCCCCGGGCGGCGGGGCCCGGCCAGCCGGTCCAGCGTGCCGCGCAGGCGCTGCACGGCGCGAGGCGGTTTGGCGACAGTGCCGGCCCCGGTCCGGAGCGTCATCCAGGGCCGCGCCCGTTCCGGCCGCAGCGATTGTGCCATGACTGATTTGCCTGTCGGTCGCGGCCCTGCGCCCTAAACTTTCCACGGCGTCACTGCATTGGGAGGTTGGGGCGCGGCGCCCCGCGATCTGAACCGGACATCGGCATCTATGACAGGCTTCATCAGCAACATGATCGTGGCAGGCACGCCCGGGACGTCCGGCGCAGCCAGGACGGTGTCCGCGCCGTCGGGGCAGCGCCCGTCCGGCGCGCCGTCCGCCGGTCTCCCCGCGGCAGCGGCCGGCGACGAGGTGGTGCCCGGCGTCGCGGCGAGCGCGGTGCCGGACGTCGCCGCGCTCGCGGTGACGCGCATTGCCGCCGCCCTTGCGAAGCCGCCGGAGCTTGTCCCGCAGCGGGAGCGGGACGGCGAGGAGCGCAAGCACGACGACCGGGAGCGCGAGCGGGTCGGCCCCTTCGGCCGGGCCAAGGAAGCCCGCTATACCGCCGGCCCCACCGTGCCGAGCGCGGTGCGCACCGAGGGCCTCAGCCTCGAGCTCAGGGAATATACCTCCTGGCACGGAGAGGCGGACGACGACTGAGCCATCCCCGCTCGTCCTGCGAGGGCCGGCAGCACCTGTCACGCGCCGATCCGGCCGGCTGCGCCGGCACCACCCGAGGCGGGCGTTGCGGGGCGGAAAATCCGAGCGCAATCAGGGCCGAGGGTGGCGCCCGGAGCTGCCGGCGGGTCCGCCTGGTGCCGAATTGCATGGCCCATCGAACCAAAAGACCGTTGATCTCGCCGCCGGTATGGCGCCATGGCAGTGGGGACAGGCCCGAGACGGGCCCCTTCCGGACACGCCCGAGACCAACGACAAGGATCCCATGGCCCGCTCAGCGCTTCTCAACGTGATGGTGGCCGCCGCCGACAAGGCCGGCCGCTCCCTCGCCCGGGACTTCGGGGAGGTCGAAAACCTTCAGGTGTCGCGAAAGGGGCCTGCGGACTTCGTCTCCAAGGCCGACATGCGGGCCGAGGAGATCGTCTACCGCGAATTGTCCAAGGCCCGCCCGTCCTACGGCTTCCTCATGGAGGAGCGCGGCACGGTCGAGGGCTCGGACGGACAGCACCGCTGGATCGTCGACCCGCTCGACGGGACGACCAACTTCCTGCACGGCGTGCCGATCTTCGCGGTGTCGATCGCGCTGGAACGTCAGGGCGAGCTGGTGGCGGGCGTCGTCTACAACCCGGTGATGGACGAGCTCTACGTCGCCGAGAAGGGCAACGGTGCGTTCATGAACGACCGGCGCCTGCGCGTGTCGGGTCGCACGGACCTCGCCGACTGCCTGATCGGCACGGGGCTTCCGTTCATGGGCCACGGCAACCAGGTACGCACGCTCTCGGAGCTGCAGCAGCTCTTCGGGCGCGTCGCGGGGATCCGGCGGCCGGGCGCGGCGGCGCTCGACCTCGCCTGGACGGCGGCGGGCCGCTACGACGGCTTCTGGGAGCACGACCTGAAGCCGTGGGACATGGCGGCGGGCATCGTCCTCATCCGCGAGGCGGGCGGCTTCGTCAGCGACGCCTCCGGGCGCGACAGGTTCTTCGAGACGGCGTCGGTCGTCGCGGGGAACGAGCAGGTGCACCGCTCGCTGCTGAAAATGGTGGATGCGGCGGGTCCCGCCAAAGCCGGCCCCCGCTCATAGGGCATTCAGCTTCAATTGCCATTAAGGTGTTGAGTGTCGGCGCGAGAGGTCGCGTCGAACACTCCCTGAGGTTTTGATGAACCTCGAACTCGGCTACAGCGAGGCCCTATGGCGCGCAATAAGGACCCTTATAAGCTGTCGACGCCGCAGGTGTACCTGTGGCGCATGGTTCTGTTCGTCATCCTGGTGGCGTTCCTGATCTTCATGCAGTTCGAGACCGTGACCGAGGCGTTCATGGCGAACCCGGTTCTCAACGGTCTCATCATCGCGGTCGGTGTGCTCGGTATCCTGCTGTCCGTCGTGATGGTGACGCGGCTCTTCCGCGAGATCGCCTGGGTGAACCGGTTCCGGACGGGGCAGCCGGCGCGCCGCCAGCCGGTGCTCCTGGCGCCGATGGCGACGCTGCTGCGGGACGGCGTGGACGAGACGGTGATGAGCGCGGTGACGATGCGGGCGATGCTCGACACCATCGGCACCCGCCTCGACGAGAAGCGCGACATCCTGCGCTATCTCATCGGCCTCCTGGTCTTCCTCGGCCTGCTCGGCACCTTCTACGGCCTGTTGCAGACGGTGGGCTCCGTCGGCGCGACGATCCAGTCGCTGGACGTCACGTCCGGCGATTCGGCCGTGATCTTCCAGAACCTCAAGTCCGGTCTGGAGGCGCCGCTGGTGGGCATGGGGACGGCGTTCTCGTCCTCGCTGTTCGGTCTGACGGGCTCGCTCGTCGTCGGTTTCCTGGACCTCCAGGCCGGCCAGGCCCAGAACCGCTTCTACACCGAGCTCGAGGACTGGCTCTCGACCCTGACCGACATCGTCGACGATCTCGAGGGGACGGGGGTGTCGCAGGCGGCGCTGGACCTGCACCATTCGGTACAGCGCCTGTCGGAGGTCATCGCCGCCTCGGGCTCGGGCGGGATGGACCGGCAGACCGCCAAGGCGCTCGGAACGCTCGCCGAGGGGATCCAGGCGATCGTGAAGAACACGCGGCGGGAGCAGAAGGTGCTGATCGACTGGGCCGAGGCGCAGGGAGCGCAGAACGAGCGCATCGAGGAGCTTCTGGTGCGTCTCAACCGGGCTCTCGAGGCGGACGAGCGCGCGTAGGCGCGCGGGCAACCTGAACGGGGGCGTCGATGCCGCTATCACAACGCCGCCGCCGCGAGCAGCGGGCCGACTACTGGCCGGGCTTCGTGGACGCGATGGCGACGCTGCTGCTCGTCATCATCTTCCTGCTGTCGCTGTTCATGCTGTCGCAGTTCTTCCTGAGCCAGGAACTGTCGGGGCGGGAATCGGCGCTGGCGCGCCTCAACGCGCAGATCGCCGAGCTTTCCGACCTCCTCGCGCTGGAGCGGGCCGGCAACACGCAGCAGGAGGACGAGGTCTCGGCGATGACGGCGAGCCTCAACGCGCTGAAGTCGCAGCGCGACCAGCTCCAGGGGATCGTCGCGGGCGGCGACGAGCAGGACGCGGCGTCCGACGCCGAGGTGACGCGGCTGCGCGACCAGCTCCAGGAGGAGCAGGCGCTCGGCGCCGACGCCCTGTCGCGGGTGGCGCTCCTCAACCAGCAGCTCCGGGGCCTGCGGCAGCAGATCGCCGCGCTGGAGGAGGCGCTGGAGGCGTCCGAGTCGCAGGGCAAGGAGAGCCAGACGCGGCTCGCCGACCTCGGCCGGCGCCTCAACGTGGCGCTGGCCGAGCGGGTGCAGATCCTCAACCGCTTCCGCTCCGACTTCTTCGGGCGGCTGCGCGAGATCCTGGCGGAGCGGTCGGGGATCGAGGTGGTCGGCGACCGCTTCGTGTTCCAGTCCGAGGTGCTGTTCCCGTCAGGCTCGGACGCGCTGAACCCGGCGGGCCGGGACGAGATGGCGACGCTCGCGCGGGAGCTGATCGAGCTCGACGGCGAGATCCCCGACGACATCGACTGGGTGCTGCGGGTGGACGGGCACACGGACAAGCGTCCGATATCGGGCGGCCGCTTCCGTTCCAACTGGGACCTTTCGGCCGCTCGAGCGATCTCGGTGGTGCAGTACCTGATCGAGCAGGGCGTTCCGCCGCAGCGCCTGGTGGCGGCCGGCTTCGGCGAGTTCAATCCGCTGGTCGACGAGGACACGCCGGAGGCCTACGAGCGCAACCGCCGCATCGAGCTCAAGCTGACCGAGCGCTGACGCCCGGCACCCCGCGGGCCCCTCCTGCGAGGCCCGAGGGATGCGGCCGGGTCAAGGGCGCGCGCAGCGCGGGCGAAGCCTTCACCCTTGACGCGGCCGCAGCCCGACCGAGGCTGGATCAGGTGTTCAGCTCAGTCGACCGCCACTTCGCGGTCGTCTGATCTGAACGCCTGCCCGCCGGCGAGGCGGGGGAGCGCGAGGGGGAACTCCCTCGCACTCGGCCTCTCATCGCGCCGCGACGCCGGCGGCGGGGCGGGGCGCCTCCGCCTTCAATGTTCAATGCCCGGCGATGTTCGAGAACACGTTGATCACCACGACGCCGGCGACGATGAGGCCGACCCCCGCGAGCGCTCCGGTATCGAGGGCCTGACCGAAGCGCAGCCACGCGATGAGCGAGATCAGGACGATCCCGAGCCCCGACCAGATGGCGTAGACGACGCCGGTGGGCAGGACCCGCATCGGCACCGAGAGGCAGGCGAAGCAGACCGTGTAGCCGACGACGGTGATGACGGTCGGCACGGCGCGGGTGAGGCTCCCGGACCGCGAGAGGGCGAGCGTCGCGATGACTTCGGCGACGATGGCGAGGGTGAGGAAGGCGTAGGCTTTGAACACCGGTCTGGCTGTGCCCCCGGGGAGGGGCGGCGTCAATCCTATCCCTCCGCCGGCTCGTCCTCGGGAGCGGCGGTCGCGGTGTTGTGGAACTGCAGCTTGGCGAGGCGGCGGTAGACGCCGTCGCGGGCGCTGAGTTCGGCGTGCGTGCCGGCGTCGACGACGGCGCCGTCCTCCATGACGAGAATGCGGTCGGCCTTCACGACGGTCGCCAGGCGGTGGGCGATGACGATGGTGGTGCGGTCGGCCATCAGGTGCTCGAGGGCGGCCTGGATGTGGGCCTCGCTCTCGGCGTCGAGGCTGGAGGTCGCCTCGTCGAGGAGGAGGAGCGGGGCGTCCTTCAGGATGGCGCGGGCGATGGCGATGCGCTGGCGCTGCCCCCCGGAGAGGGTGATGCCGCGCTCGCCGACGACGGTATCGTATCCCTCGGGCAGCGCCATCACGAAGCGGTC contains these protein-coding regions:
- a CDS encoding SEL1-like repeat protein; the protein is GAAPAPSTETPAPASGTPATAAGAAATEAPAPATPPPATPDRPAIADSPPAAPVGTPPAATADAPAPAPAPAPAAAAETATTTPAAGAVPATPAATETPSLAETPEDVAPPVRTVGVREIAPPAVETAPVESAPLRTGPGETGPGETAPGESVAGAGAGREPDQSIMALPVPDPTPDTAPPTEPAVADDAAPETVAPVAATSPEADEAPAGTAVAAEPAPAPDAGAARTEPAPEAAQESGPAGDVAADEPARPPLAETEAAPSSDDAETAAAAAPPAGTDTDTPEAAAPDLATQDPAGHDGSAASTAETQEPAGALPGVALPGAGLPGVAPPGPSPDGTGAADASPEPRSAPPGIRRSEPAPALAMDVPEAAGQEDGARLRDPFAAEFEEAATQRSTPEEPYGREEDAMSRPVAVVTRSAPATTGEWPGDNLGPSERRPGNERRGFLPMPLDTPPIVPQQEGPGVVVSSASPYSGFTSQMAIDTANDLSLADYAYGAYQRGLYSTAFRVALRAAAENEPAAAALIGRLYEEANGVNQDFAKAAGWYAVAADLGSAEAQTRLAGMLLMGRGVPKNSARAADAFEAAAKEGSADAAHSLALMLIKGEGRQEDPGDAFRYMLQAAEGGIADAQYAVAVMYEDGRGTAPNDVEATRWYGRAAENGDPAAMLTYATRVFNGIGADRDEATAAYYLEATARRGLPTAMNRYARVLANGRGVQPDPVEAIKWHLIARQAGVSDFYLDGYMGAAAAKDVAEARRRAAAFMER
- the efp gene encoding elongation factor P, encoding MKINGNEIRPGNVLEHQNSLWAAVKVQHVKPGKGGAFAQVELKNLLDGRKLNERFRSADTVERVRLEQKDFQYLYKQGEQLVFMDNDTYEQMELAEDFVGERAAFLQDGMTVTVEIWEEKPIGITLPQHVTLEITEADAVVKGQTQSSSYKPAVLENGVKVMVPPFIEAGEKIIVDTEEIAYVRRAD
- a CDS encoding inositol monophosphatase family protein, which codes for MARSALLNVMVAAADKAGRSLARDFGEVENLQVSRKGPADFVSKADMRAEEIVYRELSKARPSYGFLMEERGTVEGSDGQHRWIVDPLDGTTNFLHGVPIFAVSIALERQGELVAGVVYNPVMDELYVAEKGNGAFMNDRRLRVSGRTDLADCLIGTGLPFMGHGNQVRTLSELQQLFGRVAGIRRPGAAALDLAWTAAGRYDGFWEHDLKPWDMAAGIVLIREAGGFVSDASGRDRFFETASVVAGNEQVHRSLLKMVDAAGPAKAGPRS
- a CDS encoding flagellar motor protein MotA encodes the protein MARNKDPYKLSTPQVYLWRMVLFVILVAFLIFMQFETVTEAFMANPVLNGLIIAVGVLGILLSVVMVTRLFREIAWVNRFRTGQPARRQPVLLAPMATLLRDGVDETVMSAVTMRAMLDTIGTRLDEKRDILRYLIGLLVFLGLLGTFYGLLQTVGSVGATIQSLDVTSGDSAVIFQNLKSGLEAPLVGMGTAFSSSLFGLTGSLVVGFLDLQAGQAQNRFYTELEDWLSTLTDIVDDLEGTGVSQAALDLHHSVQRLSEVIAASGSGGMDRQTAKALGTLAEGIQAIVKNTRREQKVLIDWAEAQGAQNERIEELLVRLNRALEADERA
- a CDS encoding peptidoglycan -binding protein, yielding MPLSQRRRREQRADYWPGFVDAMATLLLVIIFLLSLFMLSQFFLSQELSGRESALARLNAQIAELSDLLALERAGNTQQEDEVSAMTASLNALKSQRDQLQGIVAGGDEQDAASDAEVTRLRDQLQEEQALGADALSRVALLNQQLRGLRQQIAALEEALEASESQGKESQTRLADLGRRLNVALAERVQILNRFRSDFFGRLREILAERSGIEVVGDRFVFQSEVLFPSGSDALNPAGRDEMATLARELIELDGEIPDDIDWVLRVDGHTDKRPISGGRFRSNWDLSAARAISVVQYLIEQGVPPQRLVAAGFGEFNPLVDEDTPEAYERNRRIELKLTER
- a CDS encoding DMT family transporter, translated to MFKAYAFLTLAIVAEVIATLALSRSGSLTRAVPTVITVVGYTVCFACLSVPMRVLPTGVVYAIWSGLGIVLISLIAWLRFGQALDTGALAGVGLIVAGVVVINVFSNIAGH